One window of the Piliocolobus tephrosceles isolate RC106 chromosome 17, ASM277652v3, whole genome shotgun sequence genome contains the following:
- the RHOT2 gene encoding mitochondrial Rho GTPase 2 isoform X2, which translates to MRRDVRILLLGEAQVGKTSLILSLVGEEFPEEVPPRAEEITIPADVTPEKVPTHIVDYSEAEQTDEELREEIHKANVVCVVYDVSEEATIEKIRTKWIPLVNGGTTRGPRVPIILVGNKSDLRSGSSMEAVLPIMSQFPEIETCVECSAKNLRNISELFYYAQKAVLHPTAPLYDPEAKQLRPACAQALTRIFRLSDQDLDQALSDEELNAFQKSCFGHPLAPQALEDVKTVVCRNVAGGVWEDRLTLDGFLFLNTLFIQRGRHETTWTILRSFGYSDTLELTADYLFPALHVPPGCSTELNHLGYQFVQRVFEKHDQDRDGALSPMELQSLFSVFPAAPWGPELPRTVRTEAGRLPLHGYLCQWTLVTYLDVRSCLGHLGYLGYPTLCDQDSQTRAITVTREKRLDQEKGQTLRSVLLCKVVGARGVGKSAFLQAFLGHGLGHQDTREQPPGYTIDTVQVNGQEKYLILCEVGLDDLATSLDAACDVACLMFDGSDPKSFAHCASVYKHHYMDGQTPCLFVSSKADLPEGVVPVGPSPAEFCRKHRLPAPVPFSCAGPAEPSTAIFTQLATMAAFPWVPGSTALGTSSVCHLGSGQLWCQAWKWGQSDGRGGGLCGRGSQCPGVLLQGLASASCASGLGTWL; encoded by the exons ATGAGGCGGGACGTGCGCATCCTGTTACTGGGCGAGG CCCAGGTGGGGAAGACGTCGCTGATCCTGTCCCTGGTGGGCGAGGAGTTCCCGGAGGAG GTCCCTCCCCGCGCGGAGGAGATCACGATCCCCGCGGACGTCACCCCGGAGAAGGTGCCCACTCACATCGTGGACTACTCAG AAGCCGAGCAGACGGACGAGGAGCTGCGGGAGGAGATCCACAAG GCAAACGTGGTGTGCGTGGTGTACGACGTCTCTGAGGAGGCCACCATTGAGAAG ATTCGAACTAAGTGGATCCCACTGGTGAATGGGGGTACCACGCGGGGGCCCAG GGTGCCCATCATCCTAGTGGGTAACAAGTCAGACCTGCGGTCGGGGAGCTCCATGGAGGCCGTGCTCCCCATCATGAGCCAGTTTCCTGAGATTGAGACCTGCGTGGAG TGTTCAGCCAAGAACCTGAGGAACATCTCAGAGCTGTTCTACTATGCCCAGAAGGCTGTCCTGCACCCCACAGCCCCCCTCTATGACCCTGAGGCCAAGCAG TTGAGGCCCGCGTGCGCCCAGGCACTGACACGCATCTTCAGGCTCTCAGATCAGGACCTGGACCAGGCACTCAGTGACGAGGAGCTCAACGCCTTCCAG AAATCCTGCTTCGGGCACCCCCTGGCCCCGCAGGCCCTGGAGGACGTGAAGACGGTGGTGTGCAGGAACGTGGCGGGCGGCGTGTGGGAGGACCGGCTGACTCTGGATG GTTTCCTCTTCCTGAACACGCTCTTCATCCAGCGTGGCCGTCACGAGACCACATGGACCATCCTGCGGAGCTTCGGCTACAGCGACACACTGGAGCTGACGGCCGACTATCTCTTCCCTGC GCTCCACGTGCCCCCCGGCTGCAGCACTGAGCTCAACCACCTTGGCTACCAGTTTGTGCAGAGGGTGTTTGAGAAGCACGACCAG GACCGCGATGGCGCCCTCTCGCCCATGGAGCTGCAGAGCCTCTTCAGTGTGTTCCCGGCAGCCCCCTGGGGCCCTGAGCTCCCGCGCACAGTCCGCACAGAGGCCGGCCGGCTGCCCCTGCACGGATACCTCTGCCAGTGGAC CCTGGTGACCTACCTGGACGTCCGGAGCTGCCTCGGACACCTGGGCTACCTGGGCTACCCCACCCTCTGTGACCAGGACTCGCAGACTCGCGCCATCACAG TCACCCGTGAGAAGAGGCTGGACCAGGAGAAGGGACAGACGCTGCGGAGCGTCCTCCTATGCAAGGTGGTGGGGGCCCGTGGAGTAGGCAAGTCTGCCTTCCTGCAGGCCTTCCTCGGCCACGGCCTGGGG CACCAGGACACGAGGGAGCAGCCTCCGGGCTACACCATCGACACGGTGCAGGTCAACGGACAGGAGAAGTACTTGATT CTATGTGAGGTGGGCTTAGATGATCTGGCCACATCGCTGGACGCCGCCTGTGATGTTGCCTGCTTGATGTTTGATGGCAGTGACCCAAAGTCCTTTGCACATTGTGCCAGCGTCTACAAG CACCATTACATGGACGGGCAGACCCCCTGCCTCTTCGTCTCCTCCAAGGCTGACCTGCCCGAAGGGGTTGTGCCGGTTGGCCCATCGCCAGCCGAGTTTTGCCGCAAGCACCGGCTGCCAGCTCCCGTGCCGTTCTCCTGTGCTGGTCCAGCCGAGCCCAGCACTGCCATCTTCACCCAGCTTGCCACCATGGCCGCCTTCCCGTGGGTACCCGGCAGCACAGCCCTGGGGACTAGCAGCGTCTGTCATCTGGGCAGTGGGCAGCTGTGGTGTCAGGCCTGGAAATGGGGCCAGAGTGACGGACGGGGTGGAGGTTTGTGTGGCAGAGGAAGCCAGTGTCCAGGCGTGCTCCTCCAGGGCCTGGCCTCTGCCAGCTGTGCCTCTGGTCTGGGAACCTGGCTCTGA
- the RHOT2 gene encoding mitochondrial Rho GTPase 2 isoform X5, whose protein sequence is MGVPRGGPVGNKSDLRSGSSMEAVLPIMSQFPEIETCVECSAKNLRNISELFYYAQKAVLHPTAPLYDPEAKQLRPACAQALTRIFRLSDQDLDQALSDEELNAFQKSCFGHPLAPQALEDVKTVVCRNVAGGVWEDRLTLDGFLFLNTLFIQRGRHETTWTILRSFGYSDTLELTADYLFPALHVPPGCSTELNHLGYQFVQRVFEKHDQDRDGALSPMELQSLFSVFPAAPWGPELPRTVRTEAGRLPLHGYLCQWTLVTYLDVRSCLGHLGYLGYPTLCDQDSQTRAITVTREKRLDQEKGQTLRSVLLCKVVGARGVGKSAFLQAFLGHGLGHQDTREQPPGYTIDTVQVNGQEKYLILCEVGLDDLATSLDAACDVACLMFDGSDPKSFAHCASVYKHHYMDGQTPCLFVSSKADLPEGVVPVGPSPAEFCRKHRLPAPVPFSCAGPAEPSTAIFTQLATMAAFPWVPGSTALGTSSVCHLGSGQLWCQAWKWGQSDGRGGGLCGRGSQCPGVLLQGLASASCASGLGTWL, encoded by the exons ATGGGGGTACCACGCGGGGGCCCAG TGGGTAACAAGTCAGACCTGCGGTCGGGGAGCTCCATGGAGGCCGTGCTCCCCATCATGAGCCAGTTTCCTGAGATTGAGACCTGCGTGGAG TGTTCAGCCAAGAACCTGAGGAACATCTCAGAGCTGTTCTACTATGCCCAGAAGGCTGTCCTGCACCCCACAGCCCCCCTCTATGACCCTGAGGCCAAGCAG TTGAGGCCCGCGTGCGCCCAGGCACTGACACGCATCTTCAGGCTCTCAGATCAGGACCTGGACCAGGCACTCAGTGACGAGGAGCTCAACGCCTTCCAG AAATCCTGCTTCGGGCACCCCCTGGCCCCGCAGGCCCTGGAGGACGTGAAGACGGTGGTGTGCAGGAACGTGGCGGGCGGCGTGTGGGAGGACCGGCTGACTCTGGATG GTTTCCTCTTCCTGAACACGCTCTTCATCCAGCGTGGCCGTCACGAGACCACATGGACCATCCTGCGGAGCTTCGGCTACAGCGACACACTGGAGCTGACGGCCGACTATCTCTTCCCTGC GCTCCACGTGCCCCCCGGCTGCAGCACTGAGCTCAACCACCTTGGCTACCAGTTTGTGCAGAGGGTGTTTGAGAAGCACGACCAG GACCGCGATGGCGCCCTCTCGCCCATGGAGCTGCAGAGCCTCTTCAGTGTGTTCCCGGCAGCCCCCTGGGGCCCTGAGCTCCCGCGCACAGTCCGCACAGAGGCCGGCCGGCTGCCCCTGCACGGATACCTCTGCCAGTGGAC CCTGGTGACCTACCTGGACGTCCGGAGCTGCCTCGGACACCTGGGCTACCTGGGCTACCCCACCCTCTGTGACCAGGACTCGCAGACTCGCGCCATCACAG TCACCCGTGAGAAGAGGCTGGACCAGGAGAAGGGACAGACGCTGCGGAGCGTCCTCCTATGCAAGGTGGTGGGGGCCCGTGGAGTAGGCAAGTCTGCCTTCCTGCAGGCCTTCCTCGGCCACGGCCTGGGG CACCAGGACACGAGGGAGCAGCCTCCGGGCTACACCATCGACACGGTGCAGGTCAACGGACAGGAGAAGTACTTGATT CTATGTGAGGTGGGCTTAGATGATCTGGCCACATCGCTGGACGCCGCCTGTGATGTTGCCTGCTTGATGTTTGATGGCAGTGACCCAAAGTCCTTTGCACATTGTGCCAGCGTCTACAAG CACCATTACATGGACGGGCAGACCCCCTGCCTCTTCGTCTCCTCCAAGGCTGACCTGCCCGAAGGGGTTGTGCCGGTTGGCCCATCGCCAGCCGAGTTTTGCCGCAAGCACCGGCTGCCAGCTCCCGTGCCGTTCTCCTGTGCTGGTCCAGCCGAGCCCAGCACTGCCATCTTCACCCAGCTTGCCACCATGGCCGCCTTCCCGTGGGTACCCGGCAGCACAGCCCTGGGGACTAGCAGCGTCTGTCATCTGGGCAGTGGGCAGCTGTGGTGTCAGGCCTGGAAATGGGGCCAGAGTGACGGACGGGGTGGAGGTTTGTGTGGCAGAGGAAGCCAGTGTCCAGGCGTGCTCCTCCAGGGCCTGGCCTCTGCCAGCTGTGCCTCTGGTCTGGGAACCTGGCTCTGA
- the RHOT2 gene encoding mitochondrial Rho GTPase 2 isoform X6, which produces MEAVLPIMSQFPEIETCVECSAKNLRNISELFYYAQKAVLHPTAPLYDPEAKQLRPACAQALTRIFRLSDQDLDQALSDEELNAFQKSCFGHPLAPQALEDVKTVVCRNVAGGVWEDRLTLDGFLFLNTLFIQRGRHETTWTILRSFGYSDTLELTADYLFPALHVPPGCSTELNHLGYQFVQRVFEKHDQDRDGALSPMELQSLFSVFPAAPWGPELPRTVRTEAGRLPLHGYLCQWTLVTYLDVRSCLGHLGYLGYPTLCDQDSQTRAITVTREKRLDQEKGQTLRSVLLCKVVGARGVGKSAFLQAFLGHGLGHQDTREQPPGYTIDTVQVNGQEKYLILCEVGLDDLATSLDAACDVACLMFDGSDPKSFAHCASVYKHHYMDGQTPCLFVSSKADLPEGVVPVGPSPAEFCRKHRLPAPVPFSCAGPAEPSTAIFTQLATMAAFPWVPGSTALGTSSVCHLGSGQLWCQAWKWGQSDGRGGGLCGRGSQCPGVLLQGLASASCASGLGTWL; this is translated from the exons ATGGAGGCCGTGCTCCCCATCATGAGCCAGTTTCCTGAGATTGAGACCTGCGTGGAG TGTTCAGCCAAGAACCTGAGGAACATCTCAGAGCTGTTCTACTATGCCCAGAAGGCTGTCCTGCACCCCACAGCCCCCCTCTATGACCCTGAGGCCAAGCAG TTGAGGCCCGCGTGCGCCCAGGCACTGACACGCATCTTCAGGCTCTCAGATCAGGACCTGGACCAGGCACTCAGTGACGAGGAGCTCAACGCCTTCCAG AAATCCTGCTTCGGGCACCCCCTGGCCCCGCAGGCCCTGGAGGACGTGAAGACGGTGGTGTGCAGGAACGTGGCGGGCGGCGTGTGGGAGGACCGGCTGACTCTGGATG GTTTCCTCTTCCTGAACACGCTCTTCATCCAGCGTGGCCGTCACGAGACCACATGGACCATCCTGCGGAGCTTCGGCTACAGCGACACACTGGAGCTGACGGCCGACTATCTCTTCCCTGC GCTCCACGTGCCCCCCGGCTGCAGCACTGAGCTCAACCACCTTGGCTACCAGTTTGTGCAGAGGGTGTTTGAGAAGCACGACCAG GACCGCGATGGCGCCCTCTCGCCCATGGAGCTGCAGAGCCTCTTCAGTGTGTTCCCGGCAGCCCCCTGGGGCCCTGAGCTCCCGCGCACAGTCCGCACAGAGGCCGGCCGGCTGCCCCTGCACGGATACCTCTGCCAGTGGAC CCTGGTGACCTACCTGGACGTCCGGAGCTGCCTCGGACACCTGGGCTACCTGGGCTACCCCACCCTCTGTGACCAGGACTCGCAGACTCGCGCCATCACAG TCACCCGTGAGAAGAGGCTGGACCAGGAGAAGGGACAGACGCTGCGGAGCGTCCTCCTATGCAAGGTGGTGGGGGCCCGTGGAGTAGGCAAGTCTGCCTTCCTGCAGGCCTTCCTCGGCCACGGCCTGGGG CACCAGGACACGAGGGAGCAGCCTCCGGGCTACACCATCGACACGGTGCAGGTCAACGGACAGGAGAAGTACTTGATT CTATGTGAGGTGGGCTTAGATGATCTGGCCACATCGCTGGACGCCGCCTGTGATGTTGCCTGCTTGATGTTTGATGGCAGTGACCCAAAGTCCTTTGCACATTGTGCCAGCGTCTACAAG CACCATTACATGGACGGGCAGACCCCCTGCCTCTTCGTCTCCTCCAAGGCTGACCTGCCCGAAGGGGTTGTGCCGGTTGGCCCATCGCCAGCCGAGTTTTGCCGCAAGCACCGGCTGCCAGCTCCCGTGCCGTTCTCCTGTGCTGGTCCAGCCGAGCCCAGCACTGCCATCTTCACCCAGCTTGCCACCATGGCCGCCTTCCCGTGGGTACCCGGCAGCACAGCCCTGGGGACTAGCAGCGTCTGTCATCTGGGCAGTGGGCAGCTGTGGTGTCAGGCCTGGAAATGGGGCCAGAGTGACGGACGGGGTGGAGGTTTGTGTGGCAGAGGAAGCCAGTGTCCAGGCGTGCTCCTCCAGGGCCTGGCCTCTGCCAGCTGTGCCTCTGGTCTGGGAACCTGGCTCTGA